The Falco peregrinus isolate bFalPer1 chromosome 1, bFalPer1.pri, whole genome shotgun sequence genome has a window encoding:
- the COPS2 gene encoding COP9 signalosome complex subunit 2 isoform X2, with amino-acid sequence MSDMEDDFMCDDEEDYDLEYSEDSNSEPNVDLENQYYNSKALKEDDPKAALSSFQKVLELEGEKGEWGFKALKQMIKINFKLTNFPEMMNRYKQLLTYIRSAVTRNYSEKSINSILDYISTSKQMDLLQEFYETTLEALKDAKNDRLWFKTNTKLGKLYLEREEYGKLQKILRQLHQSCQTDDGEDDLKKGTQLLEIYALEIQMYTAQKNNKKLKALYEQSLHIKSAIPHPLIMGVIRECGGKMHLREGEFEKAHTDFFEAFKNYDESGSPRRTTCLKYLVLANMLMKSGINPFDSQEAKPYKNDPEILAMTNLVSAYQNNDITEFEKILKTNHSNIMDDPFIREHIEELLRNIRTQVLIKLIKPYTRIHIPFISKELNIDVADVESLLVQCILDNTIHGRIDQVNQLLELDHQKRGGARYTALDKWTNQLNSLNQAVVSKLA; translated from the exons GAATATTCTGAGGACAGCAATTCTGAACCAAATGTGGATCTGGAAAATCAATACTACAATTCCAAAGCTTTGAAGGAAGATGATCCCAAAGCAGCATTAAGCAGTTTTCAGAag gttttggaGCTCGAAGGTGAAAAAGGAGAATGGGGATTCAAAGCTCTGAAACAGatgattaaaataaactttaaattG aCTAACTTTCCTGAAATGATGAACAGATATAAACAGTTATTGACCTACATACGGAGTGCAGTTACGAGGAATTACTCTGAAAAATCCATCAATTCTATTCTTGATTATATCTCTACTTCCAAGCAG ATGGATTTGCTTCAGGAATTCTATGAAACAACACTTGAAGCTCTGAAAGATGCTAAGAATGATAGATTGTGGTTTAAGACAAACACAAAG cttgGCAAATTATATTTAGAACGAGAAGAATATGGAAAGCTACAAAAGATTTTGCGTCAGCTGCATCAGTCGTGCCAG ACTGATGATGGGGAAGATGATCTAAAAAAAGGTACTCAACTATTGGAAATCTATGCTTTGGAAATTCAAATGtatacagcacagaaaaataacaaaaaacttAAAGCACTATATGAACAGTCATTGCACATCAAGTCAGCCATTCCTCATCCACTGATCATGGGAGTTATCAGAG aatgtggAGGCAAAATGCACTTAAGAGAAGGAGAGTTTGAAAAGGcacatactgatttttttgaagCATTCAAGAATTATGATGAATCAGGGAGCCCCAGAAGAACCACTTGCTTAAAATACTTGGTCCTAGCAAACATGCTTATGAAATCTGGTATAAATCCATTTGACTCTCAGGag GCTAAACCATACAAAAATGATCCAGAGATTCTAGCAATGACGAATTTAGTAAg TGCCTATCAGAATAACGACATCACTGAATTTGAGAAgattctgaaaacaaatcacAGCAACATCATGGACGATCCCTTCATAAGGGAGCACATTGAAG AGCTTTTGCGAAACATCAGAACACAAGTgcttataaaattaattaagcCTTACACAAGAATAcatattccttttatttctaag gagtTAAACATAGATGTAGCTGATGTGGAAAGCTTGCTTGTGCAGTGCATATTGGATAA CACTATACATGGCCGAATTGATCAAGTCAACCAGCTCCTAGAACTGGATCATCAGAAGAGGGGTGGTGCACGGTATACTGCGTTAGATAAATGGACCAACCAACTAAATTCTCTCAACCAGGCTGTAGTCAGCAAGCTGGCCtaa
- the COPS2 gene encoding COP9 signalosome complex subunit 2 isoform X1 gives MSDMEDDFMCDDEEDYDLEYSEDSNSEPNVDLENQYYNSKALKEDDPKAALSSFQKVLELEGEKGEWGFKALKQMIKINFKLTNFPEMMNRYKQLLTYIRSAVTRNYSEKSINSILDYISTSKQNSDFLCQMDLLQEFYETTLEALKDAKNDRLWFKTNTKLGKLYLEREEYGKLQKILRQLHQSCQTDDGEDDLKKGTQLLEIYALEIQMYTAQKNNKKLKALYEQSLHIKSAIPHPLIMGVIRECGGKMHLREGEFEKAHTDFFEAFKNYDESGSPRRTTCLKYLVLANMLMKSGINPFDSQEAKPYKNDPEILAMTNLVSAYQNNDITEFEKILKTNHSNIMDDPFIREHIEELLRNIRTQVLIKLIKPYTRIHIPFISKELNIDVADVESLLVQCILDNTIHGRIDQVNQLLELDHQKRGGARYTALDKWTNQLNSLNQAVVSKLA, from the exons GAATATTCTGAGGACAGCAATTCTGAACCAAATGTGGATCTGGAAAATCAATACTACAATTCCAAAGCTTTGAAGGAAGATGATCCCAAAGCAGCATTAAGCAGTTTTCAGAag gttttggaGCTCGAAGGTGAAAAAGGAGAATGGGGATTCAAAGCTCTGAAACAGatgattaaaataaactttaaattG aCTAACTTTCCTGAAATGATGAACAGATATAAACAGTTATTGACCTACATACGGAGTGCAGTTACGAGGAATTACTCTGAAAAATCCATCAATTCTATTCTTGATTATATCTCTACTTCCAAGCAG aattctgattttttatGTCAGATGGATTTGCTTCAGGAATTCTATGAAACAACACTTGAAGCTCTGAAAGATGCTAAGAATGATAGATTGTGGTTTAAGACAAACACAAAG cttgGCAAATTATATTTAGAACGAGAAGAATATGGAAAGCTACAAAAGATTTTGCGTCAGCTGCATCAGTCGTGCCAG ACTGATGATGGGGAAGATGATCTAAAAAAAGGTACTCAACTATTGGAAATCTATGCTTTGGAAATTCAAATGtatacagcacagaaaaataacaaaaaacttAAAGCACTATATGAACAGTCATTGCACATCAAGTCAGCCATTCCTCATCCACTGATCATGGGAGTTATCAGAG aatgtggAGGCAAAATGCACTTAAGAGAAGGAGAGTTTGAAAAGGcacatactgatttttttgaagCATTCAAGAATTATGATGAATCAGGGAGCCCCAGAAGAACCACTTGCTTAAAATACTTGGTCCTAGCAAACATGCTTATGAAATCTGGTATAAATCCATTTGACTCTCAGGag GCTAAACCATACAAAAATGATCCAGAGATTCTAGCAATGACGAATTTAGTAAg TGCCTATCAGAATAACGACATCACTGAATTTGAGAAgattctgaaaacaaatcacAGCAACATCATGGACGATCCCTTCATAAGGGAGCACATTGAAG AGCTTTTGCGAAACATCAGAACACAAGTgcttataaaattaattaagcCTTACACAAGAATAcatattccttttatttctaag gagtTAAACATAGATGTAGCTGATGTGGAAAGCTTGCTTGTGCAGTGCATATTGGATAA CACTATACATGGCCGAATTGATCAAGTCAACCAGCTCCTAGAACTGGATCATCAGAAGAGGGGTGGTGCACGGTATACTGCGTTAGATAAATGGACCAACCAACTAAATTCTCTCAACCAGGCTGTAGTCAGCAAGCTGGCCtaa